One region of Marivirga arenosa genomic DNA includes:
- a CDS encoding SDR family oxidoreductase — protein sequence MTKIKDKIAWVTGASSGIGEAIVYELIDKGAKVIISARRKEVLEEVKAKSPKPENIMILPLDLADINSFQSKVAEVLDQFGRIDLLFNNGGISQRGMALETDLAVDRQIMEIDYFGTIALTKAVAPHMVNQKSGHLVVTSSLVGKFGSPWRSSYAAAKHALHGFFDSLRTELHHDNIKVTMICPGFIKTDVSVNALGADGKPTGEMDNAQANGMTAQECAKKIIKAVEKNKLEAVIGGTERFGVLVKRLFPNLFAKIILKSSVR from the coding sequence ATGACTAAAATAAAGGATAAAATTGCTTGGGTTACTGGGGCTAGTTCTGGAATTGGAGAAGCAATAGTTTATGAATTAATTGATAAAGGTGCTAAAGTAATAATCTCGGCTAGAAGAAAGGAAGTTTTAGAAGAGGTTAAAGCTAAATCTCCAAAGCCAGAAAATATTATGATTCTGCCTCTTGACTTAGCAGATATAAATTCTTTCCAGTCTAAAGTAGCAGAAGTTTTAGATCAATTTGGGAGAATTGATTTATTATTTAATAATGGTGGAATTTCTCAAAGAGGAATGGCTTTAGAAACTGATTTAGCCGTAGATAGGCAAATCATGGAAATCGACTATTTTGGGACAATAGCACTTACAAAAGCTGTAGCGCCTCATATGGTCAATCAGAAATCAGGTCATTTGGTAGTTACGAGTAGCTTAGTAGGTAAATTCGGATCACCTTGGCGTTCATCCTATGCTGCGGCTAAACATGCTCTTCATGGTTTCTTTGACTCTTTAAGAACAGAATTACATCATGATAACATTAAGGTGACAATGATATGCCCTGGCTTTATTAAAACGGATGTTTCAGTAAATGCATTAGGTGCCGATGGTAAGCCTACTGGAGAAATGGATAATGCCCAAGCCAATGGAATGACTGCTCAAGAATGCGCAAAAAAAATCATTAAGGCTGTGGAGAAAAATAAATTAGAAGCAGTAATCGGTGGAACTGAAAGATTTGGTGTATTAGTAAAAAGATTATTCCCCAATTTATTTGCTAAAATTATCTTGAAAAGTAGTGTGAGATAA
- a CDS encoding septal ring lytic transglycosylase RlpA family protein, whose protein sequence is MLNKKLYILFLFCFAFNIAQAQIQIGKASFYADKFEGKLTASGEKYKHNKLTAAHKTLPFGTVVKVTNTSNNQAVEVRINDRGPFVEGRVIDLSRSAAEKLKFINQGLAEVKIEVIDAGDGKTNSNRPVQIDQNIENESYFDLGVERTKPSGYGVQVGSFRGFDNMLKLAENIEKSYRTNVIVEVKELNGNKVYALILGDFGNRKKADKLKLKIADRFPDAFVTRF, encoded by the coding sequence ATGCTCAATAAGAAACTCTATATTTTATTCCTTTTCTGTTTTGCTTTCAATATAGCGCAAGCCCAAATTCAAATCGGAAAAGCCTCCTTTTATGCGGATAAGTTTGAAGGAAAACTTACTGCTAGTGGTGAAAAATATAAACACAATAAATTAACAGCAGCACATAAAACATTGCCTTTTGGAACTGTAGTAAAAGTGACCAATACTTCCAACAATCAAGCTGTAGAAGTAAGAATAAATGACAGAGGTCCTTTTGTTGAAGGTAGAGTAATTGATTTATCAAGATCGGCAGCTGAAAAATTAAAATTCATTAATCAGGGCTTAGCCGAAGTAAAAATTGAAGTGATTGATGCAGGGGATGGTAAAACGAATAGTAATCGCCCAGTCCAAATTGATCAGAATATTGAAAATGAGAGCTATTTTGATTTAGGAGTTGAAAGAACAAAACCCTCAGGCTATGGAGTTCAGGTTGGCAGTTTTAGAGGCTTCGATAATATGTTAAAGCTTGCTGAAAATATTGAAAAATCTTATCGCACTAATGTAATCGTTGAAGTAAAAGAACTTAACGGAAATAAAGTTTATGCCCTTATTTTAGGCGATTTCGGAAATCGAAAAAAGGCAGATAAGCTAAAATTAAAAATTGCTGATCGCTTTCCTGATGCATTTGTAACTCGTTTTTAA
- a CDS encoding GAF domain-containing SpoIIE family protein phosphatase gives MPKFRIKKNLISEKGLLRLSLLFAILCWLSLVLADIFLLFAEINQANAGITKEIPQLLLTLYIILFYFFFKIRIQKAESINFIDLLWHVFSTGLIVSLIQLAVSLFFYLLSDSKLMQNPLMINFFYHVNLGAIIVFLVSTFIVWKRLILYQKNKRLLIIWQVFEYSLLASLLYGFFQTNVQQWLFNGLLGFFFLFGIILSFNLKWIAYLNFKQKWRSILLLVLVILYLYYFINNLFNFSQEFNLVLDLLDNIYILSVAGFIFLYALISILVILFNLPTSSVFEQKISEVLNFQRLSQSIQKGDNENQVYEVLLESSNNAVFSTSSWLEIYENEETINTLTYNITDLKITQVRKSIQDSGIFAYLNKQKSNNFEKDLNYNKLTSNLNDPDYGSVLVMPLIIQERQIGLLVVLKDVTDGFNKEMVNIISSFVNQACISIENFELLSEALKNERYKEELKIAERVQKSLLPQSLISNEEFEMIAFYESADEVGGDYYDFYKINDTKTAVIIGDVSGKGTSASFNMSQMKGVFHSLVQFNLDSKTFLTKANHALSSCLEKSSFITAAYYNIDHQEKSISFSRAGHCPGLFYSKKDDKAAFFKNKGMGLGIVRNDNYEDFIDINKIYYNSGDILFLYTDGIIEAKNTDGEEFGYNRLSQYLQETNGNSPQEIQKGLIKYLYDFIGSEDLEDDYTALIIKFL, from the coding sequence TTGCCAAAGTTTAGAATTAAGAAGAATTTGATTTCAGAAAAAGGACTTTTACGCCTCTCTTTATTATTTGCAATACTCTGCTGGCTTTCATTAGTTTTAGCAGACATATTTCTGTTATTCGCAGAAATAAATCAGGCTAATGCTGGAATCACGAAAGAAATTCCCCAGTTATTACTCACTCTTTATATCATTCTATTCTATTTTTTCTTTAAAATCAGGATTCAGAAAGCTGAAAGTATCAATTTCATTGATTTACTATGGCATGTATTTTCAACAGGCCTAATTGTATCCCTAATTCAGTTAGCTGTAAGCTTATTCTTTTACCTTTTGAGTGATAGTAAGTTAATGCAAAACCCATTAATGATTAACTTTTTCTATCATGTGAATTTGGGGGCTATTATAGTGTTTCTTGTTTCCACATTTATCGTTTGGAAAAGGCTAATACTCTACCAAAAGAATAAAAGACTATTAATCATATGGCAAGTTTTTGAATACTCATTATTAGCCTCCTTATTATATGGCTTTTTCCAAACCAATGTTCAACAATGGCTATTTAATGGCTTATTAGGTTTTTTCTTTCTTTTCGGAATAATCCTATCCTTTAATTTAAAATGGATAGCCTATCTTAATTTTAAGCAAAAGTGGAGAAGTATTTTATTACTAGTTCTAGTAATTCTATATCTATATTATTTTATCAATAATTTATTCAACTTCTCACAAGAGTTTAATCTTGTTCTGGATTTATTAGATAATATTTATATTCTTTCAGTTGCAGGTTTTATCTTTTTATATGCTCTGATTTCTATTTTAGTAATTCTGTTCAATTTACCTACTTCTTCTGTTTTTGAGCAGAAAATTAGTGAGGTGCTTAACTTTCAACGTCTAAGTCAGTCTATTCAAAAAGGGGATAATGAAAACCAGGTATATGAAGTTTTATTAGAAAGTAGTAATAACGCAGTTTTCTCAACCAGCTCATGGTTAGAAATTTATGAAAATGAGGAGACCATAAACACTTTAACCTATAATATTACAGACCTTAAAATAACACAAGTCAGAAAAAGCATTCAGGACAGTGGGATTTTTGCTTATTTGAATAAACAAAAATCCAATAACTTCGAAAAGGATTTAAACTACAATAAGTTAACATCTAATTTGAATGATCCTGATTATGGTTCTGTATTAGTTATGCCGTTAATCATACAAGAAAGACAAATTGGGCTATTAGTAGTTTTGAAGGATGTTACTGATGGATTTAATAAAGAAATGGTAAACATTATCAGTTCTTTTGTAAATCAGGCCTGTATTTCGATTGAAAACTTTGAATTACTCTCTGAAGCTCTTAAAAACGAACGCTATAAAGAGGAATTAAAAATTGCTGAAAGAGTGCAAAAAAGCCTCTTACCCCAATCACTGATTTCAAATGAAGAATTTGAAATGATCGCTTTTTACGAATCGGCTGATGAAGTAGGTGGTGATTATTATGATTTCTATAAAATAAACGATACTAAAACAGCGGTAATTATAGGTGATGTTTCAGGAAAAGGAACTTCTGCATCATTTAATATGTCTCAAATGAAGGGCGTATTCCATAGCTTAGTGCAGTTTAATTTAGATTCAAAAACATTTCTTACCAAGGCGAATCATGCCTTAAGTAGCTGTTTGGAAAAATCCTCTTTCATCACTGCTGCATATTATAATATTGACCATCAGGAAAAGAGCATTAGTTTTTCAAGAGCCGGTCATTGCCCAGGATTGTTCTACAGCAAAAAAGATGATAAAGCAGCCTTTTTCAAAAATAAAGGTATGGGATTGGGAATAGTAAGAAATGACAACTATGAAGATTTTATAGACATTAACAAAATATATTACAACTCCGGTGATATTCTTTTCTTATACACAGATGGAATAATCGAAGCTAAAAATACGGACGGTGAAGAGTTCGGGTATAATAGATTAAGTCAATATTTACAGGAAACTAACGGAAATAGCCCACAAGAAATTCAAAAAGGGCTAATTAAATATTTATATGATTTCATAGGTTCAGAGGACCTGGAAGACGACTATACTGCATTAATAATTAAATTTTTATAA
- a CDS encoding STAS domain-containing protein: MININTHKEEEFSLLKVEGDVDASSSIHLDEALTELSNDESVKNILVDGSDLNYISSAGLGVFMSYIDDFKSKNIKMILFGLSEKVLNVFQILGLDQLMSIVSNKQEAKEKLHEVQS; the protein is encoded by the coding sequence ATGATTAATATTAATACACATAAAGAAGAAGAATTTAGCCTCCTTAAAGTTGAAGGAGACGTAGATGCTAGTTCAAGCATTCATTTAGACGAAGCATTAACGGAATTGTCAAATGATGAAAGCGTTAAAAATATTTTAGTAGATGGCTCTGATCTCAACTATATTTCTTCTGCAGGGCTAGGTGTATTCATGTCATATATTGATGACTTTAAAAGTAAGAACATAAAAATGATCTTATTTGGCTTAAGCGAAAAAGTATTGAATGTATTTCAAATTTTAGGGCTTGACCAACTTATGAGTATTGTCAGCAATAAGCAGGAAGCGAAGGAGAAATTACATGAAGTTCAATCTTAA
- a CDS encoding ATP-binding protein, with the protein MKFNLKVYCEKTRLKDIRNFISEKLKAYVHDDLEINQMVLAVDEICANLIIHSNYCNANEAINLEVFVEKDGVTFEISDEGEKFDIKKYKEPSIEEVVQTKKKGGIGLLLVNKIMDKVEFTNKEKKNTCILYKKFGQSQKS; encoded by the coding sequence ATGAAGTTCAATCTTAAAGTATATTGTGAAAAAACACGGCTAAAGGATATTCGGAATTTTATTTCTGAAAAGCTGAAGGCCTATGTGCATGATGATTTGGAAATCAACCAAATGGTATTGGCGGTGGATGAAATCTGTGCTAACCTCATCATTCATTCCAATTACTGCAATGCAAATGAAGCCATTAATTTGGAGGTATTTGTTGAAAAAGATGGCGTTACATTTGAGATTTCTGATGAAGGAGAAAAATTTGATATCAAGAAATACAAAGAGCCATCCATTGAAGAAGTAGTACAAACTAAGAAAAAAGGTGGAATAGGTTTATTGTTAGTAAATAAAATCATGGACAAGGTTGAATTCACGAACAAGGAAAAGAAAAATACCTGTATCCTCTATAAAAAGTTTGGACAAAGCCAGAAAAGTTAA
- a CDS encoding peptidylprolyl isomerase, translating to MGNKKSLLLLVALILLNACKNTQTQKANTSSDVLFTIDGENVYPDEFIYAFEKSKRNKADNESVEEYLDLYINFKLKVKEAKAKGLDTTQAYQTELNGYLEEIKKPYLTAEKVNEKLIKEAYERLQQEINASHILIMVDENASPEDTLKAFNKIKEARNKAVSGENFEALARQYSEDPSVQRNNGQLGWFTAFQMVYPFENAAFKTNVGEISPIIKTQFGYHIIKVNDSRATLGRIKIAHIMKRFPPQAKAEDSLETKNEIYNVYERLKEGENWFILATKESEDLSTKDTGGELPWFGAGNLPKELETAAFDLEQKGEISKPVMSPYGWHILKLEDKRGVGSLNSMKESLSRRIKRDQRSELKEDEVIRKLKTENDFQKNEKVYHLLKIKPTLSKEQFKKKELEQPLFSISSQKYSVEDFLIGFDKEKELDPQLENYEKAKLLEYEDENLETKYPEYRLLRQEYKEGLLLFEIMNREVWSKVGGDSIALKEFYNKNKENYISEEKLKLAKIIFSDTSSINQYRNPIKEKYFPLSPRIEFNESTDLSSIINLDSGRNHKLLITVSLPENLNKSDSVKLFKALNESFNEKDIQKLTDSNENKIYLQLFSESNELLALNNKAIEEAYEEIVPISECKKWLGKEKTDYFTDMTKNGMIEFNYVLDKYLPRQKTFSEAKAELIEDYQKKLESDWVNQLKKKYEVNVNENILNKIKAKIEE from the coding sequence ATGGGCAACAAAAAAAGTCTCTTATTATTAGTAGCACTTATTTTATTAAACGCTTGTAAAAATACTCAAACTCAAAAGGCAAATACCTCTAGTGATGTATTATTCACGATTGATGGAGAAAACGTATACCCTGATGAGTTTATCTATGCGTTTGAAAAGAGCAAAAGAAATAAAGCAGATAATGAATCTGTGGAAGAGTATCTTGATTTATATATCAATTTTAAACTTAAAGTTAAAGAAGCAAAAGCTAAAGGTTTAGATACTACACAAGCCTACCAAACAGAGTTAAATGGCTATTTGGAAGAAATTAAAAAGCCTTACCTCACCGCAGAAAAAGTAAATGAAAAGCTGATTAAAGAAGCTTATGAAAGACTTCAGCAAGAAATTAATGCTAGCCATATTTTAATTATGGTTGATGAAAACGCAAGTCCGGAAGATACTTTAAAAGCCTTCAATAAAATTAAAGAAGCTAGAAATAAGGCAGTAAGTGGTGAAAATTTCGAAGCTTTGGCAAGACAATATTCTGAAGATCCTTCAGTGCAAAGAAATAATGGACAATTAGGGTGGTTTACCGCATTTCAAATGGTTTATCCTTTCGAAAATGCAGCTTTTAAAACTAATGTGGGAGAGATATCTCCAATCATAAAAACTCAATTTGGCTATCATATAATTAAAGTGAATGACTCACGGGCTACTTTAGGTCGAATAAAAATTGCCCACATCATGAAGCGTTTTCCTCCTCAAGCAAAAGCTGAAGATTCTTTAGAAACAAAAAACGAAATTTATAACGTTTATGAAAGACTAAAAGAAGGAGAAAACTGGTTTATTCTGGCTACTAAAGAATCGGAAGATTTAAGCACCAAAGATACTGGAGGGGAACTTCCATGGTTTGGAGCTGGTAATTTACCTAAGGAATTAGAAACAGCAGCATTTGATTTAGAACAAAAAGGAGAAATATCAAAGCCAGTGATGAGCCCCTATGGATGGCACATTTTAAAGCTGGAAGATAAAAGAGGAGTTGGGAGCTTAAACAGCATGAAAGAGAGTTTAAGCAGAAGAATTAAAAGGGATCAAAGATCAGAACTAAAAGAGGATGAAGTCATTAGAAAGCTGAAAACTGAAAATGATTTTCAAAAAAATGAAAAAGTATACCATCTGTTAAAAATAAAACCAACCTTATCTAAAGAGCAATTCAAGAAAAAGGAATTAGAACAACCCTTATTTAGTATCTCATCTCAAAAATATTCTGTTGAGGACTTCCTAATTGGTTTTGATAAAGAAAAGGAGTTAGACCCTCAGCTAGAGAACTATGAAAAAGCTAAGCTTTTGGAATATGAAGATGAGAATCTTGAAACTAAGTATCCTGAGTATAGGCTTTTAAGACAGGAATATAAGGAGGGTTTACTCCTATTCGAAATCATGAATAGAGAGGTTTGGAGCAAAGTTGGTGGAGACTCAATAGCATTAAAAGAATTCTATAATAAAAATAAAGAAAATTACATAAGTGAAGAAAAGTTAAAATTAGCAAAAATTATTTTCTCAGATACCAGCAGTATAAATCAGTATAGAAATCCAATAAAAGAGAAGTATTTTCCGTTAAGCCCAAGAATAGAATTTAATGAATCAACTGATTTATCGTCAATAATTAATCTTGATAGTGGCAGGAATCACAAATTATTAATTACAGTAAGTTTACCTGAAAATCTTAATAAAAGTGATTCAGTGAAACTTTTTAAAGCATTGAATGAATCATTCAATGAGAAGGATATTCAGAAACTTACCGATTCCAATGAAAATAAAATATATTTGCAATTGTTTTCAGAATCGAATGAACTATTAGCATTAAATAATAAAGCTATTGAAGAAGCATATGAAGAGATAGTTCCAATTTCTGAATGTAAAAAATGGTTGGGCAAAGAAAAGACTGACTATTTTACTGATATGACAAAAAATGGTATGATTGAATTCAATTATGTATTAGATAAATATCTACCAAGGCAAAAAACATTCTCAGAGGCAAAAGCTGAACTCATAGAAGATTATCAGAAAAAATTAGAATCTGATTGGGTAAATCAGTTGAAAAAGAAATATGAAGTGAATGTGAATGAAAATATTTTAAATAAAATTAAAGCAAAAATTGAAGAATAA
- a CDS encoding peptidylprolyl isomerase gives MKNNFLTISFIVLTSLLWSCEYINLKSFETEEKVEEVKVPVARVGNSVLYQKDLAGIVGNDISVKDSTNLIDRYVNSWIKKQLLISEASEKIDFDQASIERKVLDYRYALMVHEFKKYYVDNNLDTVVTNEEIETYFNDNKDNFELKQNIIRGYFITVSKDAPKINKLKSLINSDKPQDFKELKSYCFRFAETYFLEDSVWINFDEAIRNTPFTSVTNKIDFLKSNKFVEDENEEKIYFLRIKEFKISDQISPLEFVRNDIKQIILNKRKVALANQLEEEVFEKAKSSNKYEIYKAEK, from the coding sequence TTGAAGAATAATTTTCTAACCATATCATTTATTGTTTTAACTTCTCTTCTATGGAGTTGTGAATACATTAACCTAAAAAGCTTCGAAACAGAAGAGAAAGTTGAAGAAGTAAAGGTTCCTGTAGCAAGAGTAGGAAATTCAGTATTATACCAAAAAGACTTAGCAGGAATTGTAGGGAATGACATCAGTGTAAAAGACAGTACAAATTTAATTGATCGCTATGTTAACTCATGGATTAAAAAGCAGCTCTTAATTTCCGAAGCTTCAGAAAAAATTGATTTTGATCAAGCTTCAATTGAAAGAAAGGTATTGGATTATCGTTATGCTTTAATGGTTCACGAATTCAAAAAGTATTATGTAGATAATAATTTGGACACAGTGGTAACCAATGAAGAAATTGAAACCTACTTTAATGATAACAAAGATAATTTTGAATTAAAGCAGAATATCATCCGTGGATATTTCATTACTGTGAGTAAAGATGCGCCAAAAATTAATAAACTAAAATCATTGATAAATTCTGATAAGCCGCAGGACTTCAAAGAGCTAAAATCATACTGCTTCAGATTTGCTGAAACTTATTTCCTTGAAGATTCAGTATGGATAAATTTTGATGAGGCTATTAGAAACACTCCTTTCACCAGCGTTACGAACAAAATAGATTTTTTGAAATCAAATAAATTCGTTGAAGATGAAAATGAGGAAAAGATTTATTTCTTAAGGATAAAAGAATTTAAAATTTCAGACCAGATTTCTCCTTTGGAATTTGTGAGGAATGATATTAAACAGATTATTTTAAATAAAAGAAAGGTGGCTTTAGCCAACCAATTAGAAGAGGAAGTTTTTGAAAAAGCGAAGAGTTCGAACAAATATGAAATTTACAAAGCTGAAAAATAA